The genomic stretch GTCGCGGCTGGGCATGTAGGCCGAATGGAAGCTGACGATTTTTTCAAAGTACGTTTCGTCAGCGTAAAAGCTCCATGAAATATCGGCACCGCCGAAGAGATCACTCGAAAAGAGCACTTTCTCCCGTGTGGCGTAACTGACAAACGCGCCCGGTGAATGGCAATATGGGGTGGTGTGGAAGGTGAGTTCGAGACCACCAGCGTTAATGCCAAAACCTTCTTTATCGATGCAATAGTAGGGCGAGCGAATGCCGTAGTGCTTCAGGAGTACCGTCATACGGCTATGGGTAATGATGTGCAGATCTTCGCGACCGATCAATGTTTCAAGCTCCGGCACGAGCGAGCAGAGATCGGGATCTTGGTGGTGCAATATGATGAACTGAATGTGATCAAGTGGAACGAGTTGCTGCACTTTACGCAGCAGTGCTTCGCGCTCAAGGACACTGCCCGGATCGACCAGAATGGAGTGCGTGCCATTGACGATCAAATAGGGATGGCACTGGAAAGGATCGCCCGGCAGGTATTCGCCCACCCAGTAAATGCCGTTTGCGATTTCCACTGATCCGGAAAAATCGGGTTGATGCGAGGTGTCAAAGGTACGCATGATTCAGGACTCCTTTGCGGGGCGTAATGCTTCTATCGCGGCGATTAGTTCGTCATCGTCAACAATTGGTTTGGCGAGATAGCCGTTAAATCCCGTTGCTAAAAAACGCTCGCGGTCGCCAATCATCGCGTGAGCGGTAACGGCGATAACAGGAAGAGCGCTCAGAGCAGGGTGTTTGCGTATCTCCCGCAGCACATCAATGCCGTCCATACCGGGGAGGGAAATATCGAGCAGAACGAGGTCGACCGGCTCACTTTGCAGCAGCAACAGCGCTTCGGTTCCGTCAAACGCTTGTAAAAGTTCGTAGTGATCGCAGAGCAATTCGACCAATAAATCCATGTTGTCAGGATTGTCTTCAACTATAAGTAGGCGCATCGTCTGTAAACTCCTCATCTTAATGGTAACTGCGCGGTTTGCGGTTGTTGCTTATGCCGAGTACCATGGCGAGCATGGCGATAAGGCCGCCAGCGGCGGGAACAACCCACGGGTAGCTGGTAAACCAGGTTGGAGTGGAAATTGGCGCGATAAACGTGTCAACATACCCCGCCTGATTCCAGCCGATCAGCGCTATTTCTTCCCCGCGTGGCGTAAACACGGAAGTAATGCCGGTATTGGTGCTGCGTATCAAATATTTTCCATTTTCAATAGCGCGTGCCCGTGCCATCAGCCAATGTTGCAAAGGGCCAAGGGTATCACCCAGCCACGCGTCATTGGTGACATTCACTAAAAAGTCTGCTTCTGCAGCAATCAAGGCGACCGCAGCCGGAAAGATGGATTCATAACAGATAAAGGTGCCAATTTTTCCAAAACGTGAAAGGAGCGGCGCACTACTGTGCCCTGCGGAGTAATCCTCGCCCACTACGAATTTTTCGACAAACGGAAGCAGGCTCTCTTTCAGCGGCGTATATTCGCCAAACGGAACCAGGTGCTGTTTATGGTAAAACTGGGGCGTGCTCCCCGTATGTTCTAAAAGCATCACGCTGTTATAGTAGCGCGTGGTCATGTCGGTGTAGGCGCTCAGGACGCCCGTCACTAAATCACTGCCGGATTCTTGGACGAGGCGCAGCACATCATCCTTCAGCGGATCGTGGCTTGACCAGAAAAACGGTAGCGACGATTCCGGCCACACCAGCAGCCCACCGCGCCATCCCCCTTGACGGCTTAATGTTAGGTAGCGATTCAGGTTGTGTGTGGCATATTCCGCGTCCCACTTCACGTGTTGATCAATATTCCCCTGAACAATTCGCACCGGAATCGACCGCTCTGGCTCGGCGGGTGGTGTCACCATGTGCAGTTGCCAGAGCGAAAATCCAAGCAAAAGCGCGACGAAAAAAGCGTGCCGCACAAGAACGGAAAAGTGCGGACGGAGCCAGCACAGCGCCAGCGTGATGTTGACGAAGAGTACCAGAAAATCGAGCAGCCAGATGCCACCGTGTTGCAGGAGCGGAACGGCAATTTCGTATGTCGAAAGAGAATAACCGAAGGAGAGCCACGGAAAGCCGGTGAAAAGAACGCCACGCGACACTTCGGCCACAACTCCCCAGGCGGCGAGTTCCAAACCGCTCCACACGGTTGGCTTTTGTAGAACCTTGGCGGCGCGCCATCCCCAAATCGCAATATACAAGGCAAGGTAGAAGGAAAGAAGCGCCACGGCCGGTATGCCGAACCATTGACTCTCCAGTGCGTGTTCGCTGAATATCCCCCCTACCCAATAGAGAAGTGAACCGTGATAGAAAAAGCCAAACAACAGTGCCAACCGAAAGGGGTGCGCAGAGCGAGCCAGTATCACCAACCACGGTGCCAGAACAAACCAGCCCAGGAAAGGGAACCCTTCCGGGGCGAAGGCGTTGGACATGGCCAAGGCGCAGAGAATGGTGACAATGTAGGGCATGGGCGGCCGCTCCTCGTTGTGTATTCGCATTGCAGCCATCTCGAACGGAGTAAGAGAGATTTCTCGCTGCCGCTCGAAATGACAGAATTCATACTGTCATGGCTATCGGGAGGCTGTTTGTCATCTCGAACGAAGTGAGAGAGATTTCTCGCTGCCGCTCGAAATGACAGAATTCATACTGTCATGGCTATCGGGAAGCTGTTTGTCATCTCGAACGAAGTGAGAGATCTCAGCCTTTTTCCTTTAATCCAGTGAAAAAATTCGCAGGAAATTACTCTCCCCGTGTTTATTAAACGGATACGAGCTGGTGATTACCACCGTATCGCCACTACGAACAATTCCACGATACTCAGATAATGACCGAGCCTGCGTCGACAGTTCGTCAATCGTCGTCACAGGGTCAATCATAATTGGTTCTACGCCCCACAGCAGTGCCATTTTACGGTGCAAATGACGGTGCGGCGTAAAAGCCAAAACGGGAATACGTGGGCGATAACTGGCGATCAACCGCGTCGTGTTGCCGCGCTGCTGCGTGTAGACCCATACCGACTTCACCGACAGCGTCCGCGCAATCGCGTTGATAGCCGCGCCAACCGCTTGTGGCCCAGCGTCAATCGATGCAGGAGCAAAGTCCGCTGGCATTTCGTGCCCCAGTCGCGTCGGTGTGCGTCCCTCAATTTCCAGCGCAATACTCGTCATCATTGCCACGGCTTCTATTGGGTAGGCACCGCGCGCCGTTTCGCCGCTAAGCATCACCGCATCGGAACCATCAAGGATGGCGTTCGCCACGTCCGAAGCCTCTGCCCGTGTTGGGCGCGGATTGTAGATCATCGACTCCAGCATTTGCGTCGCTGTGATGACCGGAATGGCGCGGGCATTGGCTGCACGAATCAGCTCTTTTTGCACCAGTGGTACTTTTTCTGGCGGTAGTTCCACCCCAAGGTCGCCACGCGCTACCATAATGCCGTCGGCAACCGCTAAAATGGCATCAATATGATCGAGCGCTTCGGGCTTTTCGATTTTGGCGATGATCGGAATGCGCTTTCCTTTGGCAGCGATCATCGTTTTCAGCATTTCAATATCGCGCGCTGTCCGCACAAACGACAACGCGATATAATCGACTTCCATTTCCATACCGAAGAGCAAATCTTCGTAATCCTTTTCGGTGACCGCTGGCGCACTGACGTTGACGCCCGGTAGGTTGATCCCTTGTGAATTATTCAGCACGCCGCCATTAACAACGCGCGTCAAAACATCCGTTTCGTTGGACTCGATAACCCGCAGCTCAATCAATCCGTCGCACAGCAGAATCCGATCACCCGAACGGACATCGTGCGGCAGCGGCGTATACGTGGTGCTGACTTCAGTATCGGTTCCTTCGATTGGGCGATTGGTGATGGTAAATTTCTGTCCGCTTTTGAGGGTCACGGGAGCGTTGTTGAGCAGTTTGCCGGTGCGGATTTTCGGCCCCTGCAAATCTTGCAGAATAGCGACCGCCATCCCCAACTCGTCCGCTGCCGCCCGAATGCGATTGACGACTTCGCGGTGTTCTTCGTGCGAACCGTGCGAAAAATTCAGCCGTGCCACACTCATACCCGCGCGAATTAAATCACGAATCTGGTCATACGAACGGGTTGCCGGACCAATCGTAGCGACAATTTTAGTGCGCGCACGATCCATATTATCCAACCTTGGTGACATTCAAGACTGTCAACAGCTCCAACTCTTCCAGCATGCGGAACAAACGGGCATCGCGCACTTCCAAATGCAGCTTTATCTCTTTCAGGAAAATCAACTTAATCAAGTATCCGAGTACCGACGACGTAATGGTCGTGGAGTCGTGAATCAGGATCGTGACCACTTTATGGCTGGTAATCAGTGCATCGAATTGCCGCTTGAGTGAATCGTAATCTTCGATCGACTTAATCTCTCCGTAAATCGTCACTCTGTTTTCGTTGGTCTCCAAGCGCATACGTCCTCCATATGTTGATCGAAATAAGAAACATACTCCACACTGAACTAAGCAGAAAGCATACGGAATTCAGGAAATAGGCGCAAATTATTTCTGTATGGTTGAGAATTTCAAGGGGACAAAAATTGCGCACTCATGTGCTGTAATTATATGGCTAAAAAACCATACGCATAGAGGGTCGTCGATCATTGGCTTACCATGCGGAAATAAAAAAATACTTGTAAGGAAACTTGCCGCTAGAAAATTAACCGCGCGGAAGATTCATTCCGTCGTGATAAGCACAAAGAAAAGTTGTAGTTAAGTGGACTCATCGCAGTGTGAACCCCATTCGACGTGTCAAATGCAATGTAAAAAAAATAGTGTTTTGATGAAAAATTCACGTGACGCATATCGGCGTTTTATAATACACGACCCAAGTGTGAAATTTTTGCATTACATTCCCTCCGGTGTGCGCACTTTACGCACCTCACCGTGGTGTGTTTGCAGAAACAGTTGAGAAGGAGGATCCATGACATTCCGGCAACGCATGCTGCCCTGTACTCTGGCCGCCGCTCTAATGGCCTCCACTGCATCGGGAGCCAGCATTCATGGGCACCTGAGCAGTGTCGTAGAATACTATGACGAGCCTGATAATAAGACCGCTCTCCCCGTCTACCAGTATTTATTACTTCATGCCAACGATATTGCAGACAAAGGTTTCACCTTCCGTTTCTATGGCCGCGCCGCTACTGACCTGCACGATAACGATGAAGTGGGCAGTCACCTCTACTATGCCTATCTTGAAAAGCGTAACATGGCCGATAAAGTAGACTTCAAACTTGGCCGCCACTTTGTAGCCAGCACCGCTGGCGCTGCTATGATGGATGGGCTCTCTGTCGATGTTCGCAACCTTGGTCCAGTCAGCATTGGTTTTTTTGGCGGTGGAGACGTCAAGTACTACGAAGATTATAAAGCTGGCGATATGATAGCTGGGGCGAAAATTTCTACCGATGTGTGGAGTGACAGGCTTCATCTCGGCTTGTCGACTGTTCGTAAGTACGAAGAGAGCGAACTGAGCCATGAACTCTACGGCTTTAATGCTTACCTGAACTTTGACGATAAAGCCGAACTCTATACCGAAACGCAGTACGACTACCTCAGCGACACCATCAGCTACTTCCTTGCTGGAGCCAACTATCACGCTGCAGAAAAATGGACGCTGCGTGGCGAGTACCTCTACTCCCTTCCTGTTTTTTCCTCTAAGTCGCTCTATTCAGTATTTGCCGTTTCTGAATACAAAGAAATCATGACCAAAGCCACTTACCGCATTAACCTCGGCCTGAGCGCATTTGCCAAGTACACACATGAAATGTACGAGGATTTTTCGAATGCGAATGTTTACGAAGCTGGGCTGGAGCAAGTTCGTCTGAATAAGTTTTCTGGCTATTTTGCCGGTGTATGGCGCTCCCAAGATGAAGGACAAGACTTGAAAGGGGTGCGTGGCCGTGCGGCATGGCTCTTTACCCCAACCTTTCAGGCGGGAGTTGGTGCGAGCGTTGACGTTATGGAACGCTGGCTGGAAATTTATGAAGGGAGCGCGTACGGCGTGGATGAAACCACTTCGCACCGCATTTGGGTAGACAGCACGCTTTACCTTGGAAAGCGCGTAACGATGGAATTTAAGATAGAGCAGGCTAAAAGCGCCCTGTGGGATAAGTTCCACCTTGGCCGCGTACGCTTGAACTACTACTTCTAAGCAAAAGGAAGCGACATGAACCGATTTACCTTTGCCATATTTCTCTTATTTGGTTGCCTTCTCATGGGGGCGATAA from Chrysiogenes arsenatis DSM 11915 encodes the following:
- a CDS encoding response regulator; the protein is MRLLIVEDNPDNMDLLVELLCDHYELLQAFDGTEALLLLQSEPVDLVLLDISLPGMDGIDVLREIRKHPALSALPVIAVTAHAMIGDRERFLATGFNGYLAKPIVDDDELIAAIEALRPAKES
- the lnt gene encoding apolipoprotein N-acyltransferase, translated to MPYIVTILCALAMSNAFAPEGFPFLGWFVLAPWLVILARSAHPFRLALLFGFFYHGSLLYWVGGIFSEHALESQWFGIPAVALLSFYLALYIAIWGWRAAKVLQKPTVWSGLELAAWGVVAEVSRGVLFTGFPWLSFGYSLSTYEIAVPLLQHGGIWLLDFLVLFVNITLALCWLRPHFSVLVRHAFFVALLLGFSLWQLHMVTPPAEPERSIPVRIVQGNIDQHVKWDAEYATHNLNRYLTLSRQGGWRGGLLVWPESSLPFFWSSHDPLKDDVLRLVQESGSDLVTGVLSAYTDMTTRYYNSVMLLEHTGSTPQFYHKQHLVPFGEYTPLKESLLPFVEKFVVGEDYSAGHSSAPLLSRFGKIGTFICYESIFPAAVALIAAEADFLVNVTNDAWLGDTLGPLQHWLMARARAIENGKYLIRSTNTGITSVFTPRGEEIALIGWNQAGYVDTFIAPISTPTWFTSYPWVVPAAGGLIAMLAMVLGISNNRKPRSYH
- the pyk gene encoding pyruvate kinase, with product MDRARTKIVATIGPATRSYDQIRDLIRAGMSVARLNFSHGSHEEHREVVNRIRAAADELGMAVAILQDLQGPKIRTGKLLNNAPVTLKSGQKFTITNRPIEGTDTEVSTTYTPLPHDVRSGDRILLCDGLIELRVIESNETDVLTRVVNGGVLNNSQGINLPGVNVSAPAVTEKDYEDLLFGMEMEVDYIALSFVRTARDIEMLKTMIAAKGKRIPIIAKIEKPEALDHIDAILAVADGIMVARGDLGVELPPEKVPLVQKELIRAANARAIPVITATQMLESMIYNPRPTRAEASDVANAILDGSDAVMLSGETARGAYPIEAVAMMTSIALEIEGRTPTRLGHEMPADFAPASIDAGPQAVGAAINAIARTLSVKSVWVYTQQRGNTTRLIASYRPRIPVLAFTPHRHLHRKMALLWGVEPIMIDPVTTIDELSTQARSLSEYRGIVRSGDTVVITSSYPFNKHGESNFLRIFSLD